DNA from Gephyromycinifex aptenodytis:
AGGTGGGGTTCGTCGTGCATCCCGCCGCACGCGGACGGGGGCTGGCGGCACGCGCCCTTCGACTTGTCGTGGATTACGCGTTCGATGTCGAAGGTCTGCAGGTGCTGCGCTGGCGCGCCGTCGTCGGCAACTGGGCCTCCCGGCGCGCGGCCTGGTCGTGCGGTTTTCGATTCGAGGCCACAACGCGCGGCTCGCTCGCCCCGCCGCCGTCCGCGCCCGCCGCCGGGCCGTGTGAAGCCTGGGAGGCTTCGCTGCGCGCCGATGAACCACGCGCCCCGCAGACTCCGTGGCTCAACGCGCCTGTCCTGATCAGCCCTGCTGCCCGGTTGCGGCCTTGGCGCGCAGACGATGTCCTGCCTGAGGTCCGCGATGAACTCGCCGAGCGCTTCCTCGGCGACCTGGTACCGACGGCAGCCGAGTTCCCCGCATGGCTGCACGCGCGTCAGGAACGCTCCGCGGCCGGTGAGGGCGTCTTCTGGTGCATCGCCGACCCGTCGAGCGACCGCGTCCTGGGCGCCATCCACGTCTTCCGGCTGAACCAGCCATCCCGGCCCGGCGGCCGGATCGGCTACTGGTTACTGCCTTCGGCCCGAGGTCGCGGGGTGCTGGCTGCAGCCTTGGACGAAGTGGTGCGGTACGCGTTCGCTGCGCCCGAGAACGAAGGCCTGGGGTTGGAGCGCCTCAGCGCCGATGCCGAAACGACGAACTTGCCTTCGCTGGCCGGCCTGCGCCGCGCCGGGTTCCGCCCCATCGGGGTGGCCCGCGGTGCTCTGCTCAGCCACCGCCCAGGTGCAGGCAACGTCGACATGGTCGAGGTCGAACTGCATCAACGGGCTCTCCTGCGAGCGCCAGAGTGGCAGCTGCTGCGCCTGCCCATGCTCGGCGAGGAGGACGTCACGTTGTCAGCCTTCACCGACGAAGATGTGCCGGCCATAGCTGAACTGCTGCGCGAACCTGACGGCTGGCCCGGCGCCCACCCGCACGCGGACGCCCAGGACGCCCAGGACTGGCTCCGGGAGTTGCGGGCCGCCCACGCCGTCGGCGAAATGGTGTGCTGGGCGATCCGGGTGAATCGCACTCCAGTGGG
Protein-coding regions in this window:
- a CDS encoding GNAT family N-acetyltransferase; this translates as MTLDIPHAPRLSDDVVLLRGLEEDDVAAMVAQCTDAQALRWLPLPQPYGPEQAREFIAAARAGWADAFGADAAAAARSRRCWAIQTADMGFAGFINYRQSGYGSAEVGFVVHPAARGRGLAARALRLVVDYAFDVEGLQVLRWRAVVGNWASRRAAWSCGFRFEATTRGSLAPPPSAPAAGPCEAWEASLRADEPRAPQTPWLNAPVLISPAARLRPWRADDVLPEVRDELAERFLGDLVPTAAEFPAWLHARQERSAAGEGVFWCIADPSSDRVLGAIHVFRLNQPSRPGGRIGYWLLPSARGRGVLAAALDEVVRYAFAAPENEGLGLERLSADAETTNLPSLAGLRRAGFRPIGVARGALLSHRPGAGNVDMVEVELHQRALLRAPEWQLLRLPMLGEEDVTLSAFTDEDVPAIAELLREPDGWPGAHPHADAQDAQDWLRELRAAHAVGEMVCWAIRVNRTPVGTLRAQLKNDQSEIAVWVRAAERKKGVARAAVRLGAEHLLAAPRAGGAGLRRLSAITAADNRASQATLDAAGFRRWGCEPAVPGAASTASAENWHYYRD